A window of the Gaiellales bacterium genome harbors these coding sequences:
- the whiA gene encoding DNA-binding protein WhiA, producing the protein MSRVAFGEAVRRELTERPPRRSCCSRALLCGIFRHAGTLELSSREVAVRAELADAAAARLAFSVVRDLGGDGSLASFREPRFARGTRVVVRLDGDRSLQLLHEAGLLSTALVPLDEPPRRVLQRRCCRAAYLRGSFVAAGSVSAPRAPGHLEIRVAEPEGAQIVRRVARADDIDLRVAARRGHAIAYTKSKPTIRELLAHMGAHDAVLSLDEAEIISRTRERANRATNCDEANLARQGAAARAQAEAIATLDLDGLDAGLRQVARLRLRHPDLSLAEIGSRARPPLPKSTVAGRMRVLTRAAGGRRPGGSS; encoded by the coding sequence GTGAGCCGGGTGGCCTTCGGCGAGGCGGTCCGCCGCGAGCTGACCGAGCGGCCGCCGCGGCGATCATGCTGCTCCCGCGCACTGCTGTGCGGGATCTTTCGCCACGCCGGGACGCTCGAGCTGTCCTCCCGCGAGGTGGCGGTGCGCGCCGAGCTGGCCGACGCGGCGGCGGCCCGGCTCGCGTTCTCGGTCGTCCGCGACCTCGGCGGCGACGGCAGCCTGGCGTCGTTCCGGGAGCCGCGCTTCGCCCGCGGCACGCGCGTCGTCGTCCGGCTCGACGGCGACCGCAGCCTGCAGCTGCTGCACGAGGCGGGGCTGCTCTCCACGGCCCTCGTGCCGCTGGACGAGCCGCCGCGGCGGGTGCTCCAGCGGCGCTGCTGCCGGGCGGCCTACCTGCGCGGCTCGTTCGTGGCCGCCGGGTCCGTCTCGGCGCCGCGCGCGCCCGGGCACCTCGAGATCCGCGTCGCCGAGCCGGAGGGGGCGCAGATCGTCCGTCGCGTCGCCCGTGCCGACGACATCGACCTGCGCGTCGCCGCCCGCCGCGGCCACGCGATCGCCTACACGAAGAGCAAGCCGACGATCCGCGAGCTGCTTGCCCACATGGGCGCGCACGACGCCGTGCTCAGCCTGGACGAGGCCGAGATCATCAGCCGCACGCGCGAGCGGGCGAACCGGGCCACGAACTGCGACGAGGCCAACCTCGCCCGCCAGGGCGCCGCCGCCCGGGCGCAGGCGGAGGCGATCGCGACGCTCGACCTCGACGGCCTCGACGCGGGCCTGCGCCAGGTGGCGCGGCTGCGCCTGCGCCATCCCGACCTGTCGCTGGCCGAGATCGGCAGTCGCGCCCGTCCGCCGCTGCCGAAGTCGACGGTGGCAGGGCGGATGCGCGTGCTTACGCGAGCGGCCGGCGGCCGACGACCAGGTGGTTCCAGCTGA
- a CDS encoding carbonic anhydrase: protein MSELKGMLTANQEFQQTFSHGDKPTPPAKKVAIITCMDARIHPEKALGLEIGDAHMIRNAGGRASDDALRSLVISSRLLGTTEFAVIHHTECGMLTFTNDDLHAKLHDETGTDASHIDFLTFSDLEQSVRDDVSAILASPFIDDSITVSGYIYDVKTGAVTQVVAPTSAIVSA from the coding sequence GTGTCAGAGCTCAAGGGCATGCTCACGGCGAACCAGGAGTTCCAGCAGACCTTCAGCCACGGCGACAAGCCGACGCCGCCGGCGAAGAAGGTGGCCATCATCACCTGCATGGACGCCCGCATCCACCCCGAGAAGGCGCTCGGGCTCGAGATCGGCGACGCCCATATGATCCGCAACGCCGGCGGCCGCGCCTCCGACGACGCGCTGCGCTCGCTGGTGATCTCGTCGCGGCTGCTGGGGACGACCGAGTTCGCGGTCATCCACCACACCGAGTGCGGCATGCTGACCTTCACGAACGACGATCTGCACGCGAAGCTGCACGACGAGACCGGTACGGACGCGTCGCACATCGACTTCCTGACGTTCTCCGACCTCGAGCAGAGCGTGCGCGACGACGTCTCCGCGATCCTGGCGTCGCCGTTCATCGACGACTCGATCACGGTGTCGGGCTACATCTACGACGTCAAGACCGGCGCCGTCACGCAGGTCGTCGCGCCGACGAGCGCGATCGTCAGCGCCTAA
- a CDS encoding C40 family peptidase, translated as MSERGQISVAAVGAIAVVLLGAVLLGYLSMVAAGGGHAQRAADLAAVAAATRLAADPDATPAALRELAADAARRNGARLVSFDLVRDGPVPRAVDVAVALPVDGTVPVAGRQSQPVDARARAGVAYSASLPADSFRPVDLHGGRGPFAAVAAAEAQVGWPYVWGGESRAEGGFDCSGLVDYAYAAAGDPLPGRPTAADLWHDARPVTAGELLPGDLAFVGTASGAPHHVGMYVGGGMMVVAPHTGADVRFEPLAAGGWDGFGRLLAGAPVAAEGEPAVEAAARAHQVPTHALAAEMRLGLATDPDTAATALAAAMRTHPGDLAAALGEALGDRSAAALVLRSASGAGLHGFSGVVRLLPLAAAAVRAAAATAAPPADADGPESTSVLETGEKAVERGVEQSDHLGSRLSLQAAAGFKNLTRFGLTAAATFVPNPHLRDLSTLAGATWDGVESGLAMTRGGVELAGPSLWATRLTTPLGIGFSALFAYQAWTARRRDDRIWYGAQAASSALTAAGAMTAGTDLIMLGAGSAEVPPVGAALMLAGVTILAAACVYRERHWLAAGAARAAGAVADAGRSLADALNPF; from the coding sequence GTGAGCGAGCGGGGCCAGATCTCGGTCGCGGCCGTCGGGGCGATCGCCGTCGTCCTGCTCGGGGCGGTGCTGCTCGGCTACCTGAGCATGGTGGCCGCAGGCGGCGGACACGCGCAGCGCGCGGCCGACCTCGCCGCCGTCGCCGCGGCGACGCGTCTCGCGGCCGACCCCGACGCGACGCCCGCCGCTCTGCGCGAGCTCGCCGCCGACGCCGCCCGCCGGAACGGCGCCCGGCTGGTGTCCTTCGATCTCGTCCGCGACGGGCCGGTGCCGCGCGCGGTGGACGTCGCCGTGGCGCTCCCGGTCGACGGGACGGTCCCCGTCGCCGGCCGGCAGTCGCAGCCAGTGGACGCCCGCGCGCGTGCCGGTGTCGCCTATTCGGCATCGCTCCCGGCCGATTCCTTCCGGCCCGTCGACCTGCACGGCGGTCGCGGCCCGTTCGCGGCCGTGGCAGCGGCCGAGGCCCAGGTGGGCTGGCCGTACGTCTGGGGCGGCGAGAGCCGAGCGGAGGGCGGCTTCGACTGCTCCGGCCTGGTCGACTACGCCTATGCCGCTGCCGGCGATCCGCTGCCGGGCCGGCCGACGGCCGCCGACCTGTGGCACGACGCCCGTCCGGTCACGGCCGGCGAGCTCCTGCCCGGCGACCTCGCGTTCGTCGGTACCGCCTCCGGCGCGCCGCACCACGTCGGCATGTACGTCGGCGGCGGGATGATGGTGGTCGCGCCGCACACCGGCGCAGACGTGCGCTTCGAGCCGTTGGCGGCCGGCGGCTGGGACGGGTTCGGCCGGCTCCTCGCCGGCGCACCGGTCGCCGCCGAGGGCGAACCCGCGGTCGAGGCCGCCGCCCGCGCCCACCAGGTGCCGACACACGCGCTGGCCGCCGAGATGCGCCTCGGGCTCGCGACCGATCCCGACACGGCGGCGACCGCGCTCGCGGCCGCGATGCGGACGCATCCGGGCGATCTCGCGGCCGCGCTGGGGGAGGCCCTCGGCGATCGCTCCGCGGCGGCGCTCGTGCTGCGATCGGCGTCGGGCGCCGGGCTGCACGGCTTCTCCGGCGTCGTGCGCCTGCTTCCGCTGGCCGCGGCGGCCGTTCGCGCGGCCGCCGCGACGGCGGCTCCGCCGGCCGACGCGGACGGGCCGGAGTCGACGAGCGTGCTCGAGACCGGCGAGAAGGCGGTCGAGCGCGGGGTGGAGCAGAGCGACCATCTCGGCAGCCGGCTGTCTCTCCAGGCGGCGGCCGGGTTCAAGAACCTGACGCGGTTCGGCCTGACGGCCGCGGCCACGTTCGTGCCGAACCCGCATCTGCGCGACCTCTCGACGCTCGCCGGTGCGACCTGGGACGGAGTGGAGAGCGGCCTCGCGATGACCCGGGGCGGCGTCGAGCTGGCCGGCCCGTCATTGTGGGCGACCCGGCTGACGACGCCGCTCGGGATCGGGTTCAGCGCGCTCTTCGCCTACCAGGCCTGGACCGCCCGGCGGCGCGACGACCGGATCTGGTACGGCGCCCAGGCCGCCAGCAGCGCGCTCACCGCGGCCGGGGCGATGACCGCCGGGACCGATCTCATCATGCTCGGCGCCGGGTCTGCGGAGGTGCCGCCGGTCGGCGCGGCCCTCATGCTCGCGGGCGTCACGATCCTCGCCGCGGCGTGTGTCTACCGCGAGCGGCACTGGCTGGCGGCGGGCGCGGCGCGGGCGGCCGGTGCCGTCGCGGACGCCGGCCGCTCGCTCGCGGATGCCTTGAACCCGTTCTAG
- a CDS encoding TadE/TadG family type IV pilus assembly protein, with protein sequence MERASDTERGQASIETVVLLPVLVAVTFAVWQAALAGWTLVSAESAARAAARAALAGSPTRPAALAALPESMRRGARIDETGGTVTVRVRIPAVLPGFDADLSASAAEVRS encoded by the coding sequence GTGGAACGAGCCTCCGACACGGAGCGTGGCCAGGCCAGCATCGAGACCGTCGTCCTGCTGCCGGTGCTGGTCGCCGTCACCTTCGCGGTGTGGCAGGCGGCGCTGGCCGGGTGGACGCTCGTGTCGGCCGAGAGCGCCGCGCGGGCGGCGGCCCGGGCCGCGCTGGCCGGATCGCCGACCCGGCCCGCCGCGCTGGCGGCGCTGCCAGAGTCGATGCGGCGGGGCGCGCGGATCGACGAGACCGGCGGCACGGTCACGGTGCGCGTGCGCATCCCGGCCGTGCTGCCCGGGTTCGACGCCGATCTGTCGGCTTCGGCGGCCGAGGTGCGCTCGTGA
- a CDS encoding gluconeogenesis factor YvcK family protein codes for MPQIPDRTAESTALHNRRRGPRVVCLGGGTGLSMILRGLKRVADVTAVVTTTDDGGSSGRLRRDFAMPAPGDLRSCLVALAEDESLVGQLFQHRFTTGELAGHSFGNLFLAGLTDMFGSFDRAVSESARVLAVAGRVVPSTVDMVELVARFADGREVHGETALAADGAQCQHVRLDPPDPSAHPRALQAIARAEAIVMGPGSLFTSTLPPLLVPGIAEAVRAATVPRIYVCNLLQQPGETDGYRASDHVSRIFDHVGPGLVDTVVVSRNRAEFGTPVPVDRGGLRRLGMQVVGGRLAGEWQHDPDRLARLLVRLARRRRPVPA; via the coding sequence GTGCCGCAGATCCCCGATCGGACGGCCGAATCCACGGCCCTGCACAATCGCCGCCGCGGCCCCCGCGTCGTCTGTCTCGGCGGAGGTACCGGCCTCAGCATGATCCTGCGCGGCCTGAAGCGGGTCGCCGACGTCACGGCCGTCGTGACGACGACCGACGACGGCGGGTCGAGCGGCCGCCTGCGGCGCGACTTCGCGATGCCCGCGCCGGGCGACCTGCGCAGCTGCCTGGTGGCGCTGGCCGAGGACGAGTCGCTGGTCGGCCAGCTCTTCCAGCACCGGTTCACGACCGGCGAGCTGGCGGGGCACAGCTTCGGCAACCTGTTCCTCGCCGGGCTCACGGACATGTTCGGGAGCTTCGACCGGGCAGTGTCCGAGTCGGCCCGCGTGCTGGCCGTCGCCGGCCGGGTGGTGCCGAGCACCGTCGACATGGTCGAGCTCGTGGCGCGGTTCGCCGACGGCCGCGAGGTGCACGGCGAGACGGCGCTCGCCGCCGACGGCGCCCAGTGCCAGCATGTCCGGCTCGACCCGCCCGATCCCTCGGCGCACCCGCGCGCGCTCCAGGCGATCGCCCGCGCCGAGGCGATCGTGATGGGGCCGGGCAGCCTCTTCACGAGCACGCTCCCGCCGCTGCTCGTGCCCGGCATCGCCGAGGCGGTGCGTGCGGCGACCGTGCCCCGCATCTACGTGTGCAACCTGCTCCAACAGCCCGGCGAGACGGACGGCTACCGCGCCTCCGACCACGTCAGCCGCATCTTCGACCACGTGGGGCCAGGGCTGGTCGACACGGTGGTCGTCAGCCGCAACCGGGCCGAGTTCGGGACGCCGGTGCCCGTCGACCGGGGCGGCCTGCGGCGGCTGGGCATGCAGGTCGTGGGCGGCCGCCTGGCCGGTGAGTGGCAGCATGACCCCGACCGGCTCGCCCGCCTGCTGGTGCGGCTGGCGCGGCGGCGGCGGCCGGTGCCGGCGTGA
- the uvrC gene encoding excinuclease ABC subunit UvrC → MSAVARSERSQRLDAQLRALPDQPGVYMFRSEDGDVIYVGKAKSLRKRVTSYFRRDLHATVKTAGLVERIDEIEFVAAASETEALLLEQNLIKRHRPAFNIRLRDDKSYPYIAVTVGDEYPRVMFTRERHRKGVLYFGPYASAKKVRETLDVLNRVFPYRPCEGPQPGRRSGVPCLDYHIGRCAAPCVGYIGPDDYRAVIDSVVEFLSGRVRPLERRLETEMKRAAKEHEFEDAARYRNRLMAVRHLSERQVADRRSLGSADILGIACSGDTANVQLFHLRDGRLSDRHGFYLENVAESSPSDVLWGFALEYYGGQVAIPGQVVVPKGFEDPDLLETFLGERRGASVEVRSAQRGEKRRLADMAARNADLALEHDTLMRERTRARRIEALEELREGLNLEVLPVRMECFDISNLGTSDPVASMVVFEDAVAKKSDYRKFGIRHSGGQDDFAMIAEAVGRRFARMTSVEADDYDRSFATAPNLVVIDGGKGQLSAAVEAMAGFELPRVAVISLAKREEEVFIPGRSAPIVLDRASAGLQLLQRLRDEAHRFALGFHRQRRSRSSIDSIFDSLPGVGPARRRLLMQRFTTADALVNATRDELEAVPGLPAKVGRGVYDALHRTG, encoded by the coding sequence ATGTCCGCCGTCGCCCGCAGCGAGCGCTCCCAGCGCCTCGACGCCCAGCTCCGCGCCCTCCCCGACCAGCCCGGGGTGTACATGTTCCGGAGCGAGGACGGCGACGTCATCTACGTCGGCAAGGCCAAGTCGCTGCGGAAGCGGGTCACCTCGTACTTCCGCCGTGATCTGCACGCGACGGTGAAGACCGCGGGGCTGGTGGAGCGGATCGACGAGATCGAGTTCGTCGCGGCCGCGTCCGAGACCGAGGCGCTCCTGCTCGAGCAGAACCTGATCAAGCGCCACCGGCCGGCCTTCAACATCCGCCTGCGCGACGACAAGTCGTACCCGTACATCGCGGTCACGGTGGGCGACGAATACCCGCGCGTGATGTTCACGCGCGAGCGGCATCGCAAGGGCGTCCTCTACTTCGGGCCGTACGCGAGCGCGAAGAAGGTGCGCGAGACGCTCGACGTGCTGAACCGCGTCTTCCCGTACCGGCCGTGCGAGGGGCCGCAGCCGGGCCGCCGCTCGGGCGTGCCCTGCCTCGACTACCACATCGGCCGCTGCGCGGCCCCGTGCGTCGGCTACATCGGCCCGGACGACTACCGGGCGGTGATCGACAGCGTGGTCGAGTTCCTCTCCGGCCGGGTGCGGCCGCTGGAGCGGCGGCTCGAGACCGAGATGAAGCGCGCTGCCAAGGAGCATGAGTTCGAGGACGCGGCCCGCTACCGCAACCGGCTGATGGCGGTGCGCCATCTGTCCGAGCGCCAGGTCGCCGACCGCCGCAGCCTCGGCTCCGCCGACATCCTCGGCATCGCCTGCAGCGGCGACACCGCCAACGTCCAGCTCTTCCACCTGCGCGACGGCAGGCTGTCCGACCGCCACGGCTTCTACCTCGAGAACGTCGCCGAGAGCAGCCCGTCGGACGTGCTGTGGGGGTTCGCGCTCGAGTACTACGGCGGCCAGGTTGCGATCCCGGGCCAGGTGGTCGTGCCGAAGGGGTTCGAGGATCCCGACCTCCTGGAGACGTTCCTGGGCGAGCGGCGTGGGGCGAGCGTCGAGGTGCGCTCGGCCCAGCGCGGCGAGAAGCGACGGCTGGCCGACATGGCCGCGCGCAACGCCGACCTGGCCCTCGAGCACGACACGCTCATGCGCGAGCGCACGCGGGCACGCCGGATCGAGGCGCTCGAGGAGCTCCGCGAGGGCCTCAACCTCGAGGTCCTGCCGGTGCGGATGGAGTGCTTCGACATCTCCAACCTGGGCACGAGCGACCCGGTCGCGTCGATGGTCGTCTTCGAGGACGCCGTCGCCAAGAAGTCGGACTACCGCAAGTTCGGGATCCGCCACAGCGGCGGCCAGGACGACTTCGCGATGATCGCCGAGGCGGTCGGCCGCCGGTTCGCGCGGATGACGTCGGTCGAGGCCGACGACTATGATCGCAGCTTCGCCACCGCCCCGAACCTGGTCGTGATCGACGGCGGCAAGGGCCAGCTGAGCGCGGCCGTCGAGGCCATGGCCGGCTTCGAGCTCCCGCGCGTCGCCGTCATCTCGCTGGCGAAGCGCGAGGAGGAGGTCTTCATTCCCGGCCGCTCGGCGCCGATCGTGCTCGACCGGGCCTCGGCCGGACTCCAGCTGCTGCAGCGACTGCGTGACGAGGCGCACCGCTTCGCGCTCGGCTTCCACCGCCAGCGCCGCAGCCGCTCGAGCATCGACTCGATCTTCGACAGCCTGCCGGGCGTCGGCCCGGCCCGGCGGCGCCTGCTGATGCAGCGGTTCACCACGGCCGACGCCCTCGTGAACGCGACCCGCGACGAGCTCGAGGCCGTCCCGGGCTTGCCGGCGAAGGTCGGCCGCGGCGTGTACGACGCGCTGCACCGCACCGGGTAG
- the gap gene encoding type I glyceraldehyde-3-phosphate dehydrogenase: protein MSVRVGINGFGRIGRNVFRAARERGSGYEIVAVNDLMEPKIAAHLLRYDTVHGRFAGTVEPGDGKLVVDGKDVRVLSERDPANLPWKDMGVEVVVESTGLFTKRDAASKHLDAGARKVIISAPATEPDITICIGVNDDKYDAGRHHIISNASCTTNCLAPLVKVLHEEFGIERGFMTTTHAYTQDQQILDAVHRDYRRARAAAANVIPTSTGAAAAIGLVIPEMQGRLDGISMRVPVTDGSVTDLVAQVGRETSKDEVNAAFAAAADKGALTGILRYGDDPLVSSDIVGESYSSIFDSPLTMVNGNLVKVVSWYDNEWGYSCRVADLIQKVA from the coding sequence ATGAGCGTACGCGTTGGCATCAACGGGTTTGGCCGCATCGGCCGAAACGTCTTTCGCGCCGCTCGTGAGCGCGGTTCCGGATACGAGATCGTCGCCGTCAACGACCTGATGGAGCCGAAGATCGCGGCCCACCTGCTGCGCTACGACACGGTGCACGGCCGCTTCGCCGGCACGGTGGAGCCGGGCGACGGCAAGCTGGTGGTCGACGGGAAGGACGTGCGCGTCCTGTCCGAGCGCGACCCGGCCAACCTGCCGTGGAAGGACATGGGCGTCGAGGTCGTCGTCGAGTCGACCGGGCTCTTCACGAAGCGCGACGCCGCGTCGAAGCACCTGGACGCGGGCGCCCGCAAGGTGATCATCAGCGCGCCCGCCACGGAGCCCGACATCACGATCTGCATCGGCGTGAACGACGACAAGTACGACGCCGGCCGGCACCACATCATCTCCAACGCGTCGTGCACGACGAACTGCCTGGCGCCGCTGGTGAAGGTGCTCCACGAGGAGTTCGGTATCGAGCGCGGGTTCATGACGACGACGCACGCCTACACCCAGGACCAGCAGATCCTGGACGCCGTGCACCGTGACTACCGCCGCGCCCGCGCGGCCGCCGCCAACGTCATCCCGACGTCGACCGGTGCCGCCGCGGCGATCGGCCTCGTCATCCCGGAGATGCAGGGGCGCCTGGACGGCATCTCGATGCGCGTGCCGGTGACCGACGGCTCGGTGACCGACCTCGTCGCCCAGGTGGGCCGGGAGACGAGCAAGGACGAGGTGAACGCCGCGTTCGCAGCCGCCGCGGACAAGGGCGCGCTGACCGGCATCCTGCGCTATGGCGACGACCCGCTGGTCTCGAGCGACATCGTCGGCGAGTCGTACAGCTCGATCTTCGACTCGCCGCTGACCATGGTGAACGGGAACTTGGTCAAGGTGGTCTCCTGGTACGACAACGAGTGGGGATACTCGTGCCGGGTGGCCGACCTGATCCAGAAGGTGGCGTGA
- a CDS encoding methyltransferase domain-containing protein: MSVETGHHNGNPASAGRFRHPNESAKNRLVYRTFEAALRGAAERYARGRMIDVGGGRKPWQPVFAAYVSEHVCVDHVEKDDERGQVVDVIATAYSIPLPDAGAQTILLTEVLEHLERPGDAVAECLRLLEPGGHLIATTPLFWPVHDARDFYRYTPQGLRYLLETAGFEVVELEPLGGLWSTVAVELSYGLQRYRRPWSAPAVDATCRSMQWLASRWERVDRQPKFSWNHLVVGRRPLA; this comes from the coding sequence ATGAGCGTCGAAACCGGCCATCACAACGGGAACCCGGCCTCGGCCGGGCGATTCCGGCACCCCAACGAGAGCGCCAAGAACCGGCTCGTCTACCGCACCTTCGAGGCCGCTTTGCGCGGGGCTGCCGAGCGCTACGCCCGCGGGCGCATGATCGACGTCGGCGGCGGCCGCAAGCCGTGGCAGCCGGTCTTCGCGGCGTACGTCTCCGAGCACGTATGCGTCGACCACGTCGAGAAGGACGACGAGCGCGGCCAGGTCGTCGACGTGATCGCGACCGCGTACTCGATCCCGCTGCCCGACGCCGGCGCGCAGACGATCCTCCTGACCGAGGTGCTCGAGCACCTGGAGCGGCCGGGCGACGCGGTCGCCGAGTGCCTGCGGCTGCTCGAGCCGGGCGGCCACCTGATCGCCACCACCCCGCTCTTCTGGCCAGTTCACGACGCGCGCGACTTCTACCGCTACACGCCCCAGGGGCTGCGCTACCTGCTCGAGACCGCCGGCTTCGAGGTGGTCGAACTGGAGCCGCTCGGCGGCCTCTGGTCGACCGTGGCGGTCGAGCTCAGCTACGGCCTCCAGCGCTACCGGCGGCCGTGGTCGGCGCCGGCGGTGGACGCCACCTGCCGCTCGATGCAGTGGCTGGCCTCGCGCTGGGAGCGCGTCGACCGCCAGCCCAAGTTCAGCTGGAACCACCTGGTCGTCGGCCGCCGGCCGCTCGCGTAA